The bacterium DNA window TCCGCCCGAGAGGAGGGCTTCGAGGGCGAGAAGGTGCGCCGAGGCCAGATCGCTGACGTGCACGTAGTCCCGCACGCAGGTGCCGTCGGGGGTGGGATAGTCGGTTCCGAAAATCATCAGCTTTTCCCGCTCCCCCAGCGCCGTTTTGAGGGCTAGAGTGACGAGGTGGGAGGGATTTTGTCTGCACTCTCCCGCCCGAAGGAGCGGATCGGCTCCGGCGGCGTTGAAATAGCGCAGCGAAACCGCCCTCCACCCCCCGGTTCTCGCCGCAAGATCGGCTATTATCCTCTCGCCCATCGCCTTGGTGGCGCCGTAGGGGTTTATCGGGGCGAGCGGAGCGGTTTCATCGACGGGCAGCCGGGCGGGAACGCCGTAAACCAGCGCCGAGGAGGAGAAAATGAAATTCTCCACCCCCTCCCGGACCGACGCTTCCAGAACGTTCAGGAGGTTCGCGACGTTGTTGCGGTAGTACTTGAGGGGATTTAACACCGACTCTTCGGCCTCGATAGAGGCGGCCAGATGGATTACCGCCCCGGGCCTGAACCTTCGCACTGCTCGGGCAAGCGCCTCCCCGTCGCCGGTGTCGCCCTCCTCGCATTCCGCGAAGACGGCGAAGCGGTTTCCCGTGGAGAAGTTGTCGAAGGCCAGAGGTTCGTAACCGGCGTCAACGAGGGCAAGAACGACGTGGCTGCCGATGTAGCCCGCGCCTCCGGTTACGAGAACGCGCCTTCCCACTATGTCGTCAGACCCCGTAGAAGGAGCGGTACCACTCTATAAAGCGGCGTACGCCCTCCTCTATGGGGGTGGCGGGGCGAAAGCCAACGTCGGCCATCAGGTCGTCCACGTCGGCGTAGGTGGCGGGCACGTCGCCGGGCTGAAGGGGAAGCAGCTTCTTTTTCGCCTTCTTGCCGATAGCCTTTTCGATGACCTCTATGAGGTAGAGGAGTTCGACCGGGTTGTTGTTGCCGATGTTGTAAAGCCTGTAGGGGGCGAGGCTCGTTCCGGGATCGGGGTTGTCACCGCTCCACTGGGGGTTCGGGGCCGCGACGCGGTCGAGCGTTCTCATGACGCCCTCGACTATGTCGTCCACGTAGGTGAAATCGCGGCGCATGAGGCCGTGGTTGTAGACGTCTATCTCTTCGCTGGCCAGAATTTTCCTGGCGAAGATGAACATCGCCATGTCCGGCCTTCCCCAAGGCCCGTAGACGGTGAAGAAGCGAAGGCCCGTCGTCGGCAGCCGGTAGAGGTGGCTGTAGGAGTGGGCCATCAGCTCGTTGGCTTTCTTGGAGACGGCGTAGAGGGAAACAGGGTGATCCACGTTGTGGTGGATGGAAAAGGGCATCTTCGTGTTCGCGCCGTAAACCGAGGAGGAGGAGGCGTAGACAAGGTGCTCGACCTTGCTGTGCCTGCACCCCTCCAGTACGTTCACGAACCCCGCGAGGTTGGCCTCCACATAGGCGTGGGGTTTTTTAAGGGAGTACCGCACTCCCGCCTGGGCGGCGAGGTTTACTACCCGCTCAAACCTTTCTTCGGCGAAGAGCTTCTCCATCCCCTCCCTGTCGGAGAGTTCCATTTTGACGAAGCGGAAGTTTTCTTTGGGCAAAAGCCGCGCCAGGCGCGCCTCTTTGAGGGTCACGTCGTAGTAGTCGTTGAGGTTGTCGAGTCCGACGATCTCGTCGCCCCTCGCCAGAAGCCGCTCGCTAAGGTGGGAGCCGATGAAACCAGCGGCGCCGGTAACCAGAATCTTCTTTTTCATTATTTAACCGTTTTAGTGAAGGGTTTCGCACACAGGAGGAGGGCAGGGCAACTGGACCGCGACGGTTTCTTCCTGCGCAACCCCCGCGAGGTCGGGCCGGTACTCGGGGACAAGATCTTTCAAAAGGCGGATGAGGACTTCCGGATCGGCCTGACGGCCGGCCTGATAAAGCCCTTCTATCTGCCCGTTGACGAATTCCCAGTCAACGTCGTCCGACTGCGCTATCCGTATTTTTTCGTGGGAAGTCGGCAGGACGCCTTCGCCCGCGAGGAGCAACTCCTCGTAGAGCTTTTCTCCCGGCCGAAGGCCGACGAATTTTATCTGGATGTCTTCGTAGGGCTCGTAGCCCGAGAGCCGGATGAGATCCTCCGCCAGTTTCACGATC harbors:
- the galE gene encoding UDP-glucose 4-epimerase GalE is translated as MVGRRVLVTGGAGYIGSHVVLALVDAGYEPLAFDNFSTGNRFAVFAECEEGDTGDGEALARAVRRFRPGAVIHLAASIEAEESVLNPLKYYRNNVANLLNVLEASVREGVENFIFSSSALVYGVPARLPVDETAPLAPINPYGATKAMGERIIADLAARTGGWRAVSLRYFNAAGADPLLRAGECRQNPSHLVTLALKTALGEREKLMIFGTDYPTPDGTCVRDYVHVSDLASAHLLALEALLSGGAGGVYNCGNGAGHSVREVIESVRRITGAAFAVEESGRRPGDPPMLVADSGKIKRELGWKPRFADIGEIVRTAWEWEKKLKF
- a CDS encoding NAD-dependent epimerase; translated protein: MKKKILVTGAAGFIGSHLSERLLARGDEIVGLDNLNDYYDVTLKEARLARLLPKENFRFVKMELSDREGMEKLFAEERFERVVNLAAQAGVRYSLKKPHAYVEANLAGFVNVLEGCRHSKVEHLVYASSSSVYGANTKMPFSIHHNVDHPVSLYAVSKKANELMAHSYSHLYRLPTTGLRFFTVYGPWGRPDMAMFIFARKILASEEIDVYNHGLMRRDFTYVDDIVEGVMRTLDRVAAPNPQWSGDNPDPGTSLAPYRLYNIGNNNPVELLYLIEVIEKAIGKKAKKKLLPLQPGDVPATYADVDDLMADVGFRPATPIEEGVRRFIEWYRSFYGV